A DNA window from Thermodesulfobacteriota bacterium contains the following coding sequences:
- a CDS encoding sigma-70 family RNA polymerase sigma factor yields MESDIELMLRTKAGDDSAFSELMKRHYKGVLNYIYRFTNLKENSEDLAQEVFLRVYRSADKYKPEAKFTTWLYKIATNVSLTFVKKKNTNVSLDEISEMAGEQEDISVEISDDIIYRKEMRNVIFSAMETLPEREKIAIMLCKYEGLSYEETAHVLECTVGAVKAYVHRGRMKLVNKLKPYLTEEGEYGL; encoded by the coding sequence ATGGAAAGCGATATAGAGCTAATGCTAAGGACAAAAGCTGGGGACGATAGTGCATTTAGCGAGCTTATGAAAAGGCATTATAAAGGGGTGTTGAATTACATATATAGATTTACGAATTTAAAGGAAAATTCAGAAGATCTTGCACAGGAAGTATTTTTAAGAGTCTACCGCTCGGCTGATAAATACAAACCTGAGGCTAAATTTACAACCTGGCTCTATAAGATCGCAACCAATGTTAGCCTGACGTTCGTAAAAAAAAAGAATACCAATGTTAGCTTAGATGAAATAAGTGAAATGGCAGGAGAACAAGAAGATATAAGTGTTGAAATATCAGATGACATTATCTATAGAAAAGAAATGAGAAATGTAATATTTAGCGCAATGGAAACTTTGCCTGAAAGAGAAAAAATTGCTATTATGCTTTGTAAATATGAAGGCCTATCGTACGAAGAAACTGCCCATGTGCTTGAATGCACTGTTGGTGCAGTTAAGGCCTATGTTCATAGAGGAAGGATGAAATTAGTAAACAAGCTTAAACCATATTTGACTGAGGAGGGAGAATATGGACTGTAA
- the efp gene encoding elongation factor P, whose translation MGVVETNQFHKGLKIEYDGEIWEIIEYKHSKMAQRSAVMKTKIKNVVTGAVQEKSFRSGDAFKVPDMDRKNMQFLYKDDIGFHFMDLESYEQYGLTKDQLGESANYIKEQQEINILYYNDEPMGVELPTAVELEISQTEPGVKGDTVSGGTKPAVLETGATIQVPLFIDIGDIIRVDTRSGEYLDRLKKK comes from the coding sequence ATGGGAGTAGTAGAAACCAATCAATTTCATAAAGGACTTAAGATAGAGTATGACGGAGAGATATGGGAGATTATTGAGTACAAGCACTCAAAAATGGCCCAGAGAAGCGCTGTGATGAAAACCAAGATTAAAAATGTTGTGACAGGTGCTGTTCAAGAAAAGAGCTTTAGATCTGGCGATGCTTTTAAAGTTCCTGATATGGATAGAAAAAATATGCAGTTTCTATATAAAGATGATATAGGTTTTCACTTTATGGACTTAGAATCTTATGAACAGTACGGGCTTACTAAAGATCAGCTGGGAGAATCAGCTAACTATATAAAAGAGCAGCAGGAAATAAACATACTATACTATAATGATGAGCCTATGGGAGTTGAGCTGCCGACTGCGGTTGAGCTTGAAATCTCTCAGACAGAGCCAGGTGTTAAAGGAGATACTGTATCAGGAGGCACCAAGCCTGCAGTTCTTGAGACCGGCGCTACAATTCAGGTACCGCTATTTATAGATATTGGCGACATTATTAGGGTTGATACTAGATCTGGTGAGTATCTAGACAGACTTAAAAAGAAATAA
- a CDS encoding DNA gyrase inhibitor YacG has protein sequence MTLKVKCPKCEKEVLWHENKWRPFCSERCKMIDLGTWAKEDYRISQDSDRVTISSNDLDDEDLF, from the coding sequence ATGACTTTAAAAGTAAAATGCCCAAAGTGTGAAAAGGAAGTGCTCTGGCATGAGAATAAGTGGAGGCCTTTTTGCTCAGAGAGATGTAAGATGATTGATCTTGGCACCTGGGCAAAAGAGGACTACCGCATTTCACAAGACTCAGATCGTGTTACAATTAGTAGTAATGACCTAGATGATGAGGATCTTTTTTAA